Below is a window of Flavobacterium sp. N2820 DNA.
ATCCATAAATTTTATTCATACAGGCGCATTAATAATTGCATTACTATCCTTAGCAATTTTGATTACATGGGAAAAAGTTCCTGCTTTGAAAAAAATAAAAGTTGTACCAGGAGCATTAGTTGTTGTTGTGGTAAGTATCTTATTGAACGAATTTTTTATTCAATCAGGTTCAAGTTTAGCAATTGTTACTCAAAATCACTTAGTAAGTCTACCTTCTTTTACAGAAATCAGCAATGGATTTGCTTTGCCTAATTTTGCAGCTTTAATAAATGGAGATGTTTGGCTTGTTGCAGCTACTATTGCTGTTGTGGCTTCAATTGAAACATTATTATGTATAGAAGCAACAGATAAATTAGACCCATATAAAAGATTTACAGATACTAATCGTGAATTGAAAGCACAAGGTATTGGAAATATTTTAAGTGGTTTATTAGGTGGTTTACCCATGACATCAGTTGTAGTTCGATCTTCGGCCAATATAAATTCTGGAGGTAGAACTAAATTTTCAACTATTTTTCATGGATTACTTTTATTCACTTTTGCACTTTCCATTCCGTTTATTTTGAATAAAATTCCATTAGCCGCTTTGGCAGCCGTTTTATTAATGGTAGGTTATAAATTAGCTAAACCAAGTGTTTTTGTACATTTATGGAATAATGGATATTCACAATTCATACCTTTTGTAATTACTGTAATAGCAGTGGTTAGAATTGATTTATTAAAAGGAGTTGGAATTGGTTTAGCAGTAAGTATCATTTTTATTTTGTATCAAAATTTAAAAATTGCGTACTCGTTTAAAAAAGAATCATTTCATGATGGCGATATAGTTACAATTAAATTAGCTCAAGAAGTCTCATTTTTAAATAAAGCGGCCATTAAAAGCACTTTAGGAAGTATTCCAAATGGGTCTAAATTAATTATTGATGCTTCAAATGCAAAATATATTGATTTTGATGTTTTAGAGCTAATAAAAGATTTTAGAAATGTCCAAGCAGAAGACAAAGAAATTGAATTAACCTTAAAAGGTTTTAAAGAACAATACAGTATAGACAATACAGAATTTAAACACGTAAAAATTAAAGATTCGAAAGAAGAAAAAAAATAAAACCCTATGAAAGCACATAATAAAGAAACACAAGCTCAAATGACTCCTCGTAAAGCACTACAATTTTTACAAGAAGGAAACAGTCGTTTTATTAATAATTTAAAAGCCAATAGAAATTTATTAGAACAAGCTAATGAAACAAGAGACGGACAATGGCCTTTTGCTACAATTTTAAGTTGTATTGATAGTAGAACTTCGGCAGAGTTAATTTTTGATCAAGGTTTAGGCGATATTTTTTCAGTAAGAATTGCTGGAAACATTGTAAATACTGATATTTTAGGAAGTATGGAATTTGCATGTAAAGTAGCAGGTTCTAAA
It encodes the following:
- a CDS encoding SulP family inorganic anion transporter; the protein is MNNHSIFSNVRGDLAAGLVVFLVALPLCLGIALASGAPLFSGIVSGVIGGVVVGFLSNSALSVTGPAAGLTAIVLSAITDLGGFDIFLVAVILAGLIQIALGFLRAGSFSNYFPTSVIEGMLAAIGIIIILKQIPHAFGHDVDNEGDFFYIEKSGHTTFDTLIESINFIHTGALIIALLSLAILITWEKVPALKKIKVVPGALVVVVVSILLNEFFIQSGSSLAIVTQNHLVSLPSFTEISNGFALPNFAALINGDVWLVAATIAVVASIETLLCIEATDKLDPYKRFTDTNRELKAQGIGNILSGLLGGLPMTSVVVRSSANINSGGRTKFSTIFHGLLLFTFALSIPFILNKIPLAALAAVLLMVGYKLAKPSVFVHLWNNGYSQFIPFVITVIAVVRIDLLKGVGIGLAVSIIFILYQNLKIAYSFKKESFHDGDIVTIKLAQEVSFLNKAAIKSTLGSIPNGSKLIIDASNAKYIDFDVLELIKDFRNVQAEDKEIELTLKGFKEQYSIDNTEFKHVKIKDSKEEKK